The Branchiostoma lanceolatum isolate klBraLanc5 chromosome 10, klBraLanc5.hap2, whole genome shotgun sequence genome has a window encoding:
- the LOC136443591 gene encoding trichohyalin-like — protein MKPKLLQMTNMFGIRKYYREDLEHFTPREREDWVLEQFAAYDDELRNNPGDDFVEEVLKRLQKETKRWISWNHRAFGPVKSRSQILHLSQWVKNLKRRGFIYTSGDNDDDVDVLDQFEDHVLRFDILLDTFKANIYNPLADFFYDDDDAALDLQDIIFELDSALDAWKGLMSWEDVDASLFTFASKGCVDGLTCRQGQRDFGLVLRLLPDLSEKAHESLRLVRRWRLMQAVDKADGSTPRKYGKGDTPAKAYGKSSKKHAAARNDEDELRDDDEPSAVDDEQTRTSFSIEISKRRKFKGQYGNAKSDIAKYESRCQELETEIQTQRNRVKDLEKQLRTAQRKFNKFENEVRGEKRNYRKLRERLQVMKKDNKQLESHLDNTTDKYHSVVAQMQQILRRSRQLREYQNQAKEKVEGSQRELKEANDQIKALLNERKVLKRKCAYMKTRAQNNDAKAVHMEGQLDKTKEHGQFTEKELFKAKEELKKLQDKLSINEKKTQNMEEKLFQARERADTILKELKEKEKRAEQLEQEHTQILEIFRELPKRKEKPLSNYQLDVIAANIEEFWPDVAKTLGMSRSTTEHIRHDYSDEKNRSRAMLYEWKARNTDKATMKSLVAALIALGYGHQDTKAIFQNQLTKKALKTKELKDRQPVKEESSGRGSSGSSGYESNAKAPTTCDFDRERESYESLPKIHDREYESSKKNDPDYDYDSRRHDRDYERDDRDYDRGDTEYDRDGREYDKDGREYDKDGRKYDKDGHDYDRDRDYDRDRDYDRDRDYDRDGREYDRDGREYDRNDREYDRGEYDRDDPEYESRRDPEYDTAQERRDPEYDYDAMLKKDDYLPKVRGRERTAPEIEY, from the exons ATGAAGCCCAAGCTGTTACAAATGACCAATATGTTCGGCATTAGGAAGTATTAT AGGGAGGATTTAGAGCACTTCACACCCCGGGAACGAGAGGACTGGGTGTTGGAGCAGTTTGCGGCTTATGACGACGAGCTTAGAAACAACCCTGGGGACGACTTTGTAGAGGAAGTGCTGAAGAGGCTTCAAAAG GAGACGAAGAGGTGGATCTCCTGGAATCATCGCGCCTTCGGTCCGGTAAAGTCACGTTCGCAGATCCTGCATCTCTCACAGTGGGTGAAAAATCTGAAGCGGAGAG gtTTTATCTATACATCAGGTGACAACGATGATGACGTAGACGTGCTGGACCAGTTCGAAGATCACGTGCTCAGGTTCGACATCCTCCTGGACACGTTCAAGGCCAACATCTACAACCCGCTGGCCGACTTCTTCTACGACGACGATGATGCCGCACTGGACCTGCAGGACATCATCTTTGAACTTGATTCAG CTCTGGATGCCTGGAAAGGTCTGATGAGTTGGGAGGACGTCGACGCCTCTCTGTTCACCTTCGCCAGTAAGGGGTGTGTGGACGGGCTGACGTGCCGGCAGGGCCAGCGGGACTTCGGGCTGGTCCTGCGACTCCTCCCCGACCTCAGCGAGAAGGCGCACGAGAGCCTGCGATTAGTCCGCAGGTGGCGGCTGATGCAGGCCGTTGACAAGGCAGATGGCTCCACGCCTAGAAAGTACGGTAAGGGTGACACCCCGGCCAAAGCGTACGGGAAGTCCTCCAAGAAACACGCCGCCGCGAGAAATGACGAGGACGAGCTGAGAGACGACGACGAACCGTCCGCCGTGGACGACGAGCAAACCCGAACCTCGTTTTCCATCGAGATCAGTAAACGCAGGAAGTTCAAAGGACAATATGGCAACGCGAAGTCTGATATTGCGAAGTACGAAAGCCGCTGCCAAGAGCTGGAGACAGAGATCCAGACTCAGAGAAACAGGGTGAAGGATCTGGAGAAACAACTGCGAACTGCTCAGAGGAAGTTCAACAAGTTCGAGAACGAGGTACGGGGGGAGAAGCGGAACTACCGGAAGTTGAGGGAGAGGTTACAGGTCATGAAGAAGGACAACAAGCAGCTGGAGTCTCACCTGGACAACACAACGGACAAGTACCACTCTGTGGTCGCACAGATGCAGCAGATACTGCGCAG GTCCAGACAGCTGCGGGAATACCAGAACCAGGCCAAGGAGAAGGTGGAGGGCTCCCAGAGGGAACTGAAGGAGGCGAACGACCAGATCAAAGCGCTCCTCAACGAACGGAAGGTCCTGAAGCGGAAATGTGCTTATATGAAGACAAGAGCGCAAAACAACGACGCTAAGGCTGT GCATATGGAAGGTCAGTTGGATAAGACCAAGGAACACGGTCAGTTCACAGAAAAGGAGCTCTTCAAGGCTAAGGAAGAATTGAAGAAGCTACAAGACAAACTCAGCATCAACGAGAAGAAGACGCAGAACATGGAGGAAAA GTTGTTCCAGGCGCGGGAACGTGCTGACACCATCCTCAAGGAACTGAAGGAAAAGGAGAAACGGGCGGAACAGCTGGAACAGGAGCACACACAAATATTGGAAATCTTCAGAG AGCTCCCAAAACGGAAAGAGAAGCCGCTCTCAAACTACCAACTTGACGTCATAGCTGCGAACATTGAAGAGTTCTGGCCGGATGTTGCCAAGACTCTCGGCATGTCTCGGTCAACCACCGAACACATTCGTCACGACTACTCCGACGAGAAGAACCGAAGCCGCGCGATGTTGTACGAGTGGAAGGCGAGAAATACCGACAAGGCAACCATGAAGTCACTGGTGGCTGCGCTCATTGCTTTGGGCTACGGGCATCAGGATACAAAGGCAATTTTTCAG AACCAGCTGACAAAAAAGGCACTGAAGACCAAAGAGTTGAAAGACCGTCAGCCTGTTAAAGAGGAATCGTCGGGGCGGGGCAGCAGTGGTTCTAGCGGGTACGAGTCGAACGCCAAGGCTCCGACGACTTGCGACTTCGACCGCGAGCGTGAATCATACGAGTCCCTGCCGAAGATACACGATCGTGAGTATGAGTCGTCGAAGAAAAACGATCCCGACTACGACTACGACTCAAGGAGGCATGACCGGGACTACGAGAGGGACGACCGCGACTATGACAGGGGCGATACTGAGTACGACAGAGATGGTCGTGAGTACGACAAGGATGGTCGTGAATACGACAAGGATGGCCGTAAATACGACAAAGATGGCCATGACTATGACAGGGATCGTGACTACGACAGGGATCGTGACTACGACAGGGATCGTGACTACGACAGAGATGGCCGCGAGTACGACAGGGATGGTCGCGAGTACGACAGGAATGACCGTGAATACGACAGAGGTGAATACGACAGGGACGATCCAGAGTACGAGAGCCGGCGTGACCCTGAGTACGATACTGCCCAGGAGAGGCGTGATCCTGAGTACGACTATGACGCCATGCTGAAAAAGGACGACTATTTGCCAAAGGTGCGCGGAAGAGAAAGAACTGCTCCGGAAATTGAATATTGA